A stretch of Cicer arietinum cultivar CDC Frontier isolate Library 1 chromosome 5, Cicar.CDCFrontier_v2.0, whole genome shotgun sequence DNA encodes these proteins:
- the LOC140920288 gene encoding uncharacterized protein, with the protein MKNRKMLKVSHIGGSMSNARRARHMENRSKNLSQDQERVATEGVPSKINAYPDDVIGKVYEAEHSGRVHGLGVGVCPTSVFKTRKYFTQFESVGRSRQKNVEELQKEVHTLKEKLNGYEETKEQLSQTQDQLKVLLNFMKITFGDELPTFNQGFPSL; encoded by the exons atgaaaaatcgAAAGATGCTTAAAGTCTCACATATTGGGGGTAGTATGAGCAACGCAAGAAGAGCTCGTCATATG GAAAATAGATCAAAGAACTTGTCTCAAGATCAAGAACGTGTTGCCACTGAAGGTGTTCCATCAAAGATTAATGCATATCCAGATGATGTCATTGGCAAAGTGTACGAAGCTGAACATTCAGGTCGAGTGCATGGTTTAGGTGTTGGTGTTTGTCCCACGAGTGTTTTCAAGACGCGCAAATATTTCACGCAATTTGAGAGTGTTGGTAGGTCTAGACAAAAAAATGTTGAGGAGTTACAAAAAGAAGTGCACACTTTGAAAGAAAAGCTAAATGGATATGAAGAGACTAAGGAGCAACTTTCACAAACACAAGATCAACTTAAAGTTCTccttaattttatgaaaataacatTTGGTGATGAGTTACCTACTTTCAACCAAGGTTTCCCTTCACTTTAG
- the LOC101499793 gene encoding uncharacterized protein — translation MIKELKMMGDQIFLIVTPPIGAKDASYEDFKKVRELMEDGNHELYNGCTKYRKLSYIVRLYHVKVLCGAIDKTFSIIIELLNDAFPYAKLPTSFYEAKKMIKMLSLSYEKIHACPNNCMLYWGSLEDEKRDKCKKCNMSRWKSNENDGGESHVTDFQKKKKPKPAKVLRYCPLIPRLKRLYMSPKTSKLLKWHARVANPDGLLRHPRDSKAWKDFDSLYPNFASDPRNVRLELATDGFNPFETLSSTYSVWHVMLYLYNYPPWYCMNQTSLIMSMMIPGPKMPSNSIDLYLQLLVAELKILWNGVEAYDSSTNEMFHMRASLFCTISDFPGLDNLSGWNTHTLFACPSCRFDTESKRLKFGRKNCFMGHRRYLPLDHKYKYNKHSFDGSLEFRSSPAPMSGSEVLEQIEEYSRKRSRDEGTSEECPL, via the coding sequence ATGATCAAGGAACTCAAGATGATGGGCGATCAAATATTCCTAATAGTAACCCCCCCTATCGGTGCAAAGGATGCAAGCTATGaggattttaaaaaagttagagAGTTGATGGAAGATGGGAATCATGAACTTTATAATGGTTGcacaaaatatagaaaattgtCATACATTGTTCGTCTATATCATGTAAAAGTTTTATGTGGTGCTATTGATAAGACATTTTCAATTATCATTGAACTTCTAAATGATGCTTTTCCCTATGCTAAACTACCGACATCTTTCTATGAagcaaaaaaaatgattaagatGTTAAGTCTAAGCTATGAGAAAATTCATGCATGTCCAAATAATTGCATGTTGTATTGGGGATCATTGGAGGATGAGAAGAGAGATAAATGTAAGAAGTGTAATATGTCTAGATGGAAATCAAATGAAAATGATGGTGGTGAAAGTCATGTAACAGATttccaaaagaaaaagaagccaAAACCCGCTAAAGTACTTCGATACTGCCCACTTATACCTAGGTTGAAAAGGTTATACATGTCTCCTAAAACATCAAAGCTATTGAAATGGCATGCTAGAGTGGCAAACCCTGATGGATTGTTAAGGCATCCAAGAGATAGTAAAGCATGGAAAGACTTTGATTCATTGTATCCAAACTTTGCTTCAGATCCTCGTAATGTAAGACTTGAATTGGCTACAGATGGTTTCAATCCATTCGAAACTTTAAGTTCTACTTATAGTGTTTGGCATGTGATGTTGTACCTTTATAACTACCCTCCATGGTATTGTATGAATCAAACTTCTCTTATCATGTCAATGATGATTCCTGGCCCTAAGATGCCTAGTAATAGTATTGATCTTTACCTACAACTTTTAGTTGCagagttaaaaatattatggaATGGTGTGGAGGCTTATGATTCCTCTACGAATGAAATGTTTCATATGCGTGCTAGCTTGTTTTGTACTATTAGTGATTTTCCTGGTCTTGATAACTTATCTGGGTGGAATACACACACATTGTTTGCTTGCCCATCATGTAGATTTGATACAGAATCTAAAAGGTTGAAATTTGGTAGAAAAAATTGTTTCATGGGGCATCGTCGATATTTACCACTTGATCACAAGTATAAGTACAACAAACATTCATTTGATGGATCTTTGGAGTTTAGATCTTCCCCTGCTCCAATGTCAGGTTCGGAGGTGCTTGAACAAATTGAGGAATATAGTCGCAAAAGGTCACGTGATGAGGGTACGAGTGAGGAATGCCCACTATAA